The Arthrobacter sp. Marseille-P9274 DNA segment CGGCAAGGTCAAGGGGATGCGCAAATCCATGGCGGCCGACGACCACCCAGATGGCAACGCAGTCTTCACGGTAGGGATTGCTCAACCGGTGAGGTGCGGTGGAATCGAAATTAAGGCTGTCACCGGGCTCAAGCGTCTGCGCGTTGAAGGCGACCTGGACGTCCAGCCTTCCGGAGAGCACATGCAGATACTCCCAGCCCGAATGGCGCATCAGGTTGTCAGGACTGCACGATTCGCTGCCTGCGGTATACGTGACGCGAAGAAATTCAGTGAGCGGATCGTCCTGGCTGGTAAGCCTTTCCCAACGGACGCCGCCGACCCTGATCTCGGGGCGTTCTGCTGCGGCCTGAAAGCCGGGCAAAGTGTCACCGCGGCGAACAGGCAATTGAACCGGCAGTGCCTCCTCAAAACGTTCCACAGGGGCTGACTCGGAGACCGGCAGCTGCGTGCCGGATCCGGCCATCATCGAGTCCAGCGACAGGCCGAGCTCGGACACGATGGCGTACAAGGTGCCGATAGAGGGCGTGGCACGCCCCAACTCCACCTGGGAGATAAAACTGGCCGAAACGCCCACCCGCCGGGCCATCTCGCGCAGGGACATTTTGGCGTCCGTTCGGGCCTGCCTCAGACGCTCCCCAAGCTGAAGGCGGCTGAGGTCGAGTAGTGCCGAATCGTTTTCCGTACTTGGCATGAACTGCTCTCCTCGAAGGATGGACACGCAGGTGGCTTCCCGCGGAAGGCGCTGAAGGCGGCAGCTCCCAACGCCGGACGTGTAGTCCAGCTTATTGCAGCCCCTCTAAAGGAGCCAGAGTGTAAACCGGTGTCGCACAACTCCCCATAAGTGTAATCTATTACTTGACACTATGTTGCTGGTCACTTTACATTGATCTACATCACATCAATGAAAGAGGTTCCTATGACCAACAGCCCAGCTGTGTTGCTTTCAGTGAGCGGGGTCTCCAAGCGGTTTGGCGGTGCCCGGGCGCTGGACAACGTATCGGTTGATTTCCACGCTGGAGAGGTTCACGCCCTGCTGGGCGAGAACGGCGCGGGAAAAAGCACCCTGGTTAAGATCATTGCCGGCGTCGTTCATGCCGATGCCGGCACCGTCTCGGGGCCGGCGGGGTCGAACCATCTCGACGTGGCGATGGTCTTCCAGGAGCTCTCCGTGGTTCCCGAGTTGTCCGTCCTGGACAATATGGCCCTGAGCATGCGCCGGGAGCGCGGAACCGTCCTGCGCCGCCAGCGGATGGAAAAGCGGATTCGCACGGCCCTTGATGCCGCCGGGCTGCAGGACGTGGAGCTGGGCATGCCGGTGGAGGCGCTGCCGCTGGCCAAGCGTCAGCTGCTGGAGATCGCCCGCGGTCTCGTTGCCGACGCGAAGGTCCTCATCCTCGACGAACCGACGGCGACCCTTTCGGACGTCGAGATCGCACGGGTGCATGAGGTGGTCCGTTCACTGACGGCCAAGGGACACGCCATCGTGTACATCACCCACCGGCTTGGCGAAGTCTTCACGCTCGCGGACCGGATCACCATCATGCGCTCCGGACAGGTCGTAGCGAACGGGCCGGTCGGTGACTTCACCATGGACTCCATGGTCACCCTGATGCTCGGTGAAGAACACCAGGGCGGAGTGGCCGTGCCCATCACGGACGTTCCCGATGCCGGCATCCGGCGCGTGCTCAACGTGTCCGGCATCGGCTCCGGCAACCATTTCTCCGACGTCAGCTTCACCGCCGAAGCCGGCGAGGTGGTCGCACTGTTCGGGCAGATCGGCTCCGGCGCGGACGAAGTCGTCAGGGCGCTGGTCGGGCTCGCTCCCATCACTTCAGGAACGGTCACGCTCGACGGCCGGCAGCTGCCGCACCTGAACCGCGCCGGCTCGCAGAAGCACGGCATCGCCTACGTCTCAGCGGACCGGGTGCTCGAGGGCGTCTTCCTCAGCGGCACGGTGGCCCGCAACATCAGCTCCGGCGCTTTAGGCGACGTCAGCCGGATGGGAGTCATTCAGCGTGCCGACGAATTCAGGCTGGCGGCCAGGATCTCCGAAGAAGTGGCCTTCGACGCCAACCGCATCAACATCCCGGTGGGTTCCCTCAGCGGCGGCAACCAGCAGAAGATCGCCATCGGCCGTGCCCTGGCGACCAAACCTTCCGTCCTGGTGCTCAACGAGCCAACCCGCGGAGTAGACATCGGAGCGCGTTCCGAAATCTACCGTGCGCTGCGCAAGCTGGCGTCCGCGAACGTTGCCGTTGTCGTCTACTCCAGCGACATCGTCGAGCTGCGCGAGCTCGCCGACCGGGTCATCACCATGTTCCGCGGCCGGGTCGTCAACAACCAATCCATTGCCCAGGTCCAGGACAACCAGATCCTGGCCGAGATCCTCCATGGAGCAGCAGCATGAACACCCGAATCGCCACTGCATCCGCGCCCCCCGTGCGGCCAAGCCGCCGGTTCGAGGCACCCCGGAACCTGAAAGCGGCACTAACGGACGGATCCGTCGTCATCGGGCTCGTCACCGTGGTCCTCTTCTTCATCTCCACGGCCGCCATCCCGGGATTCGCCACGCTGCAGAACCTGCGGGCACTCTTCCTGTCCGTGGCGCTGGTGGGCATCGCCGCCATCGGCCTGAGCATCATCACGATTGTCGGCAAGATGTTCTCCCTGTCGGTCAGCGCGATGATCGCCGCATCCACCATCGTGTTCGCCTCGACGCTTCAATACGGCGCCTGGACCGCGATCATCGCCGCAATCCTGTTCGGCGCCGTCACGGGAGCGGCACAGGGCTTCCTGGTCGGCAAGCTAGGCACCGACCCGATCGTGACCACCATCGCGGCCGCAGCGGTAATCACGGGCGTGGCACAGATCCTCACCGGCGGACTGAACGTAGCCAGCCAGGGCGACGCCGGAGTATTCCGCCAGTCCGTCCTCGGCGTCATTCCCTTCCAGGTCTTCATATTCTTCCTCGTGGCCGCCGCCAGCTGGTGGTGCCACCGATACACCGTCATCGGCCGCAAGATCACGATGGTCGGCCTGAACGAAAAAGCCGCGCTGGTCTCCGGACAGCGGTCCTGGCCCATGGTCCTGCTCGCCTTCGTCGTCTCGGGGGTACTGGCCGGACTGGCCGGCGGTCTGCTCGCCTCGGAAGCCGGCCAGGGCAACCTGCAGCTCGGCGCGACCTTCGGTTTCGATGCGATCACTGCCGTCGTCGTCGGCGGCATCAGCATCAAGGGCGGACTGGGCAACCCCCTGGGGGCAGCCGTAGGAGCCGTACTCGTCGGGCTGCTGGGCAATGCCCTCATCCTGCTCGGGTTCAGCTACGAAATCCAACTCATCTTCAAGGGCGTACTCGTGTTACTGGCTGTTGTTGGAACCGGTATCGCGACCAACCGCCAGTCGGGCAGAAAGCGCTAGGACAATGATCAAGCTCTACTGGAACTTCCGGACCCTGTTGGCCTGTGCCTTGGCCGCAGTAGCCTTCGCGGCCTTTGCGGCAACCGTCCCCGGATTCATTAACCCCGGCAACCTGTACGCTCTGCTGCAGACATTCGCGCCGCTGGCCCTCGTGGCCGTCGGCCTGGCCATCGTCATGATTGCCGGCGAATTCGATCTCTCGATTGCCGGACTCATGCCGCTGGCAGGACTCATCGCAGTGCGGGTCTCCGAATCCGCCGGTATCCCCGCCGGAATAGCCGCTTCCATCCTCACCGCCGGCGCCGTCGGCCTGCTCAACGGCTGGCTGACAACCCGATTCGCAGTACCCTCGCTGGCGATCACCGTCGGAACGCTGGTACTGACCATCGGACTGGGGTTCGCCGTCACGGGCGGCAAGGTCGTCACACTTACCAACTACGAGTTCGGGCTCTGGCTCGATGAGGGCATCCTCGGCCTGCTCTCCCCCCGGGCACTGTTCATGCTGCTGCTGGTCGCCGGCGCCGTGTGGCTGATGGCCAAGACCTGGCACGGCGTAGTCGTCCGCGCCACCGGAAGCGATTCGGCCCGTGCGGCTGCCTCCGGCCTGCCGGTAGGACGGACCCTGATGATGGTCTTTGTCCTCTCCGCCCTCTTTGCCGGGATCGCCGGATCCCTCCAGGGACTGTCCCTGGCCGCCGGTTCCCCCGGGGACGCGCTGACCTTCCTGCTTCAGGTCGTCACCGCGGCGATTATCGGCGGCGTCGCGCTCACCGGCGGCAAGGGCCAGATCGGCGGCGTCATCGCCGGCGCCCTGCTGCTGGCGGTTGTCAGCAACGGCATGAGCCTGCAGGGCACCAGCACCGCCGTCATCCAACTGGTCAACGGCGGACTCCTGCTGGCCATCGTCATCTTCGACGGACCTCTGAACCGCCTTTCCCAGCGCTCATTGGACCGGCCGGCCCTTGGCGGCCAGGCCCCTGCCAGCCAACCCGCCGCCTAGGAGGCAGCCCACCATGAAAAAGTCACCCATCAAGGCTCTTGCCGTGGCCGCATCGCTGGTCGTGTCACTGGCGCTGGCATCCTGCGGCAGTCCGTCTGCAGGGCAGGGCACCGAGACGAGCGCGGGAACTCAGGGGAAGAAAGTCACCCTCCTGACCGTGGCCCAAAGCTGCGACTACTGCGCGAAGCATACGGAGGAATTCAAGCGGATCGCCGCCGAGGCGGGTCTGGACCTGACCGTCATCGTGAACAACTTCAACGCTGCCGAACAGGCCCAGCAGGTCAACCAGGTCATCAGCACGGACCCCGACGCGGTCGTCGTCTGGCCCGCCGATGCGACAGCCATCATTCCCTCGCTCGTGCGGCTGAAGCGGGCGGAAATCCCGGTCGTCGTGGCCAATTCCTATCCCCAGACGAAAGACAAGAGCCTCTGGACCGCCTACACCGGGCCGAACGACATCGCGAACGGCGAGCAGGCCGCCCTGGCCCTGATCGAAGGATTCAAGGAAAAAGGCTACGGAGACCAGGGCAACGTTGTCGCCCTGCTGGGCCCGCTGGGCACCCCGCCGTCCATCGACCGGCTGAAGGGCTTCGAAGACACATTGGCGGAGAAAGCGCCCGGAATCAAAGTCATCGGCACACAGCCCGGCAACTGGGACCAGACCACCTCGACGTCGGCCAGCGCCGCACTGTTCACCCAGTACGGCGGGAAGGACCTCAAGGGCATGTATTCGGAAGCGGACAACATGCTCGCTGGCGCCCTGGTCGCCGCGGATCGCGCCGGCATTGACGTCCAAAAGATGGTCATGGTCGGGCACAACTGCTCCATCGAGGGCTACACGAACATCAGTGAAGGAGACCAGTACGCCACCGTCCTGCAGAG contains these protein-coding regions:
- a CDS encoding sugar ABC transporter ATP-binding protein yields the protein MTNSPAVLLSVSGVSKRFGGARALDNVSVDFHAGEVHALLGENGAGKSTLVKIIAGVVHADAGTVSGPAGSNHLDVAMVFQELSVVPELSVLDNMALSMRRERGTVLRRQRMEKRIRTALDAAGLQDVELGMPVEALPLAKRQLLEIARGLVADAKVLILDEPTATLSDVEIARVHEVVRSLTAKGHAIVYITHRLGEVFTLADRITIMRSGQVVANGPVGDFTMDSMVTLMLGEEHQGGVAVPITDVPDAGIRRVLNVSGIGSGNHFSDVSFTAEAGEVVALFGQIGSGADEVVRALVGLAPITSGTVTLDGRQLPHLNRAGSQKHGIAYVSADRVLEGVFLSGTVARNISSGALGDVSRMGVIQRADEFRLAARISEEVAFDANRINIPVGSLSGGNQQKIAIGRALATKPSVLVLNEPTRGVDIGARSEIYRALRKLASANVAVVVYSSDIVELRELADRVITMFRGRVVNNQSIAQVQDNQILAEILHGAAA
- a CDS encoding sugar ABC transporter substrate-binding protein; its protein translation is MKKSPIKALAVAASLVVSLALASCGSPSAGQGTETSAGTQGKKVTLLTVAQSCDYCAKHTEEFKRIAAEAGLDLTVIVNNFNAAEQAQQVNQVISTDPDAVVVWPADATAIIPSLVRLKRAEIPVVVANSYPQTKDKSLWTAYTGPNDIANGEQAALALIEGFKEKGYGDQGNVVALLGPLGTPPSIDRLKGFEDTLAEKAPGIKVIGTQPGNWDQTTSTSASAALFTQYGGKDLKGMYSEADNMLAGALVAADRAGIDVQKMVMVGHNCSIEGYTNISEGDQYATVLQSPIEDGSLAANTVINILEDKPVEKDNFLVPRSINKTNLSECDAAVGK
- a CDS encoding ABC transporter permease; amino-acid sequence: MNTRIATASAPPVRPSRRFEAPRNLKAALTDGSVVIGLVTVVLFFISTAAIPGFATLQNLRALFLSVALVGIAAIGLSIITIVGKMFSLSVSAMIAASTIVFASTLQYGAWTAIIAAILFGAVTGAAQGFLVGKLGTDPIVTTIAAAAVITGVAQILTGGLNVASQGDAGVFRQSVLGVIPFQVFIFFLVAAASWWCHRYTVIGRKITMVGLNEKAALVSGQRSWPMVLLAFVVSGVLAGLAGGLLASEAGQGNLQLGATFGFDAITAVVVGGISIKGGLGNPLGAAVGAVLVGLLGNALILLGFSYEIQLIFKGVLVLLAVVGTGIATNRQSGRKR
- a CDS encoding helix-turn-helix domain-containing protein, which translates into the protein MPSTENDSALLDLSRLQLGERLRQARTDAKMSLREMARRVGVSASFISQVELGRATPSIGTLYAIVSELGLSLDSMMAGSGTQLPVSESAPVERFEEALPVQLPVRRGDTLPGFQAAAERPEIRVGGVRWERLTSQDDPLTEFLRVTYTAGSESCSPDNLMRHSGWEYLHVLSGRLDVQVAFNAQTLEPGDSLNFDSTAPHRLSNPYREDCVAIWVVVGRHGFAHPLDLAAQHADNGTTAAHPLDESRLPGS
- a CDS encoding ABC transporter permease yields the protein MIKLYWNFRTLLACALAAVAFAAFAATVPGFINPGNLYALLQTFAPLALVAVGLAIVMIAGEFDLSIAGLMPLAGLIAVRVSESAGIPAGIAASILTAGAVGLLNGWLTTRFAVPSLAITVGTLVLTIGLGFAVTGGKVVTLTNYEFGLWLDEGILGLLSPRALFMLLLVAGAVWLMAKTWHGVVVRATGSDSARAAASGLPVGRTLMMVFVLSALFAGIAGSLQGLSLAAGSPGDALTFLLQVVTAAIIGGVALTGGKGQIGGVIAGALLLAVVSNGMSLQGTSTAVIQLVNGGLLLAIVIFDGPLNRLSQRSLDRPALGGQAPASQPAA